The Aedes albopictus strain Foshan chromosome 1, AalbF5, whole genome shotgun sequence genomic interval gcttctggagagaagcttccaagcttctggagagaagcttccaagcttctggagagaagcttccaagcttctggagagaagcttccaagcttctggagagaagcttccaagcttctggagagaagcttccaagcttctggagagaagcttccaagcttctggagagaagcttccaagcttctggagagaagcttccaagcttccgtagagaagcttccaagcttctggagagaagcttccaaacttctggagagaagcttccaagcttctggagagaagcttccaagcttctggagagaagcttccaagcttctggagagaagcttccaagcttctggagagaagcttccaagcttctggagagaagcttccaagcttctggagagaagcttccaagcttctggagagaagcttccaagcttctggagagaagcttccaagcttctggagagaagcttccaagcttctggagagaagcttccaagcttctggagagaagcttccaagcttctggagagaagcttccaagcttctggagagaagcttccaagcttctggagagaagcttccaagattctggagagaagcttccaagcttctggagagaagcttccaagcttctggagaaaagcttgaaaacttctggagaaaatcttccaagcttctggagagaagcctggagagaagcttccaagcttctggagaaaagcctgtagagaagcttccaagcttctggagaaaaggACGCGCGAAAAGTCGGAAGTCTTTAGTTACCTGCTCAATCAATGTACATCAGTTTGTGAACAACATTCGACGATCTCAACAGGACGAACCATTGGAGGAACAGCAAGAACTGCAAAGTGTGAAACAGACTCTTTGGCAACAAACGCAGCGAGAAAAGCGGAAAACCAGAAGGCGTTTCACACTCGAGATGGTTACTACAAATTGTGAACCAATTTGAGTGCTGTGGTTTTAAAAcaaggttttttttctgtttctgtGCTTTTATTGAAATATCCAAAACTTTTCTATACGTTATTTTGTCACACACACAGGTATACTTCGTTATACATGAACATGATCACTCTCGCTTGCTGCTCTGCCCTTGATCCTGCTGGCGGCTGCTCTGTGCCACAATCGCACCCTCCTCGGAGGTACGGACTCCAGCGAGGGCGCGATTGACCACGTCCCGCATCAGGTGCGGCTGGAACTGCTCCTCCATCCATGGGATCGCGCTGGACGTAAGCTCAGCAAAAGAGTTCACTGGCAGCCGGTCAAATGACTCGAACATCTCATCCATAATGTTCCGAAACACCCGGAACTTTACTTCATCACTGACGGGCTCTCCAGTCTTGTCGGGTTCttcttgctgctgttgttgcatcGTTTCATAGTTATTATGAATTATGCGGATGGCCGAAATCTCCCTGCGGAGTGAGGACGCGGCTTCTTCCTGCTGCTGCTTGTGTTCGTGTAGGTATCCGATATAGTCGATTGATTTTTGCAGTACGGACGCCTTGCTCAGTTTGCATCCGGATTCATCGGTTTGCTGACAAGTCGGAACCAATTCCTGCAGCGAGTCGTATCCTCTCTTGATGGCATCACGCCGCTTCTGCTCAGCCTGCGAGTGAGCTGAGCGACGACGTTCCCTACCAACGTTCCTGTTATCTCCATAATCTTCCTCGTCCTCTGAATTGTGAGCCGAACGGGTTGGAGTAGGGGTACTGGCCGGGCTCGAACATCTGGATGAGCTGGAAGGTTCCATTTTCATATCCTCTTCGTTTTTGATGCTCTCGGACATTCTGCTGCTACTAATTCAACCTGCGAAATTCGGTGTATCTTATGAACACTGTTGTAGCTTTTCACACAATAAATTGGCCAATAAGCGATTGGAGATGACGTGCCAGCGGTTTCTGCTCTTTGTTGGTTTGATTAACTGCTCTGGCTTTCCGTGTAACACAATCTGGAGATATCAACTGCTCTACTGACTAGCAAAGGCCTCACTCAACGACGAGGATGCGATGTACGATTATTTATATAATGAAGGTAGAGTGAGTGGCCATCCAGAAATTATACCTATAACATaccatagcatagccgaccgtgcACACATCCTGGGATGGAGCGGCCATTCAAAAATTATACCTATGCCATAGGTAAATACTTTATTTTTTTCGAACCAACGAAATCGACGTGATGGGTACGtgcattaaaaaaaacaaacccaTACCACAACAAAAACTATTTCATGAATTATCAAAATAATAACTATAcagtacacgctaagaaaatgttactctaaaatgagtaagattcacacaaaactgagctaaactggaacagctcaaaaaatgagtaaattgcatttccagcgatagcgctggcccaagtgtaaaaatccaaccaatttaggccgtataatattcttcacatccgcaagaatattatacgacttaaactgatgagattttcgcacttgggccagcgctatcgctggaagaaaaatttactcaattttgagttgtcccactttagctccaaaatgagtgaattttctgaccgtgtaggctgcggcttatttttcaaaagtggttgaaacctggaattcgtaagctcttttggattcaaatggcaCAAAAAGAGAACTTCTGAgtttcacaaattaaatttcgaataaactcgtagaacatcattttttcccCAAAGTCacacaaaatatgagtttttgaagatttaatttattttttcatctaaaatgaatttaccttaataccacaacgatgggcacacttaccctatatacAATTAAAAACTACTTACAACTTCGGTGTTTCACCCGTGCTGTTGCTTGGTTTGATGAACTTTTTAtgctttagaggaattccacggagtcatgtcagtcgatcctgagcgaccatttcaaaaatatctgaaactttgcacagtttttcaatttcatctaaatcgccatttttcgatatcaaaccttcatattcactcacgactaacttttcaaaagggtgtatgcgaaaatagttcaaaaatattctaaaagctgtacagcaaaaacggattgttcgattgttatgaatttttcagcaaagttagataactaaatgatgattccttagaaaatatacactgtaaaaaatttctttttttactataaaaaaatatgatctttgtcacaaaaactcaaatatctcagaaccctatctttttaccaacgtcaattttttagggaaaatggcccattatatcagctatctaccataaaattttggtgatggtaaactgataaacaaaaaagttatgacatttcaaacatttcacaatttttacatttagtaacaaaaaaaaattttttttctgtgtaaattatttcgagaactatattttgatgctgattttattgtaaaggctaccgcatgaattaaacaagttgttttcatgatatttttgtttgattatttataattactatagtatctatttgaaccttacacgcgatccagtgttgtgatcaaaaatattgagattgtcatactttttattgtacgtgactggtgaaaaaatcccttgatagtgttga includes:
- the LOC109422067 gene encoding max-like protein X is translated as MSESIKNEEDMKMEPSSSSRCSSPASTPTPTRSAHNSEDEEDYGDNRNVGRERRRSAHSQAEQKRRDAIKRGYDSLQELVPTCQQTDESGCKLSKASVLQKSIDYIGYLHEHKQQQEEAASSLRREISAIRIIHNNYETMQQQQQEEPDKTGEPVSDEVKFRVFRNIMDEMFESFDRLPVNSFAELTSSAIPWMEEQFQPHLMRDVVNRALAGVRTSEEGAIVAQSSRQQDQGQSSKRE